CAGAATTTTCCCTcccaattttcatttcttctcagaaCACAGTTTCAGATCAACACTCCAGCCCTCGCCGTCTCACTGACTTGAAAGTGAGAAAAGAAGCACACCCCCCCAACAAAGCCACGCCATTCATTTTAGTTTCCTGAAACATGGTTAGTAGTTTGCACTTTCATCGAACTATCACCTCCTTCGGAGGCCAACCACTCCATGCATGTTTTTACTGAGCTGCGTGCGCTGTCGTGCTCGACACGCGTCCGCTGAGAACCCCGGTGCTTGTCAGGGCGGCAGCCCAGCCCGTGAAACCCCGTGTCTGCTTACAGGGAGCTCGCTCATCACCTGCACGACACTGGCTCAAACTTAACCCTGATGAATCTCACTCCTAGTTTTCACGCCTGCTTGCTTCTTTTTGGGATTTCAGACCCCAACACCAAATTGCAATTGCTCTTGGAACAGCTTCCGAGGGACGTTTTTGCCGAAAGCAAATCCAAAGCAGCACTAGCcattaatcacagaatcatagaatcgtttaggttagaaaagacctttaagatcatcaatgTAAGCTACGTCCTACCTTTCAGGGTCCTCAGAAAGTGTCGAAAGAGCTCCCTGTGTGCATCTCTGTAGCGATCAGCTTGGGTCTGTGAATATATGGACACTGAAGTCCCATGCTCAGTAATCCCCAGGGGATTCTGATTATCTACCCGTAACGTTCCTTGAGAACCATGAACCTGCGGGGAGGCAGCAAACAGGAAAGAGAACAAAGTTTTTCAGTTATCGTGCTTTCGATCTTAAACACCTGGCTAGCCTACAGAAGCCCTGGTTTGTACAACCAAGTGAAAAAGTAGCTTTGAAAATTAGGAGTTACAACTGGTGTACCCCCGTGGATGGATCAGACACGACAGAAAATACCAGGTACGTGTTGTAGTACAGTGGCTTCCGCGATACCTCcacttccccccgcccccaacaTGAGCAAAGCTccttttttaagtatttaacaGCTATTGCTCCCCAAATTCAGCCCACGCATCCCTAATAATTCATGACTTCAGGAATTTACAGGCATTTGCCTCTGAGTTTacacttttcttcccctttaaCATCCTTAACTCTTGGCTTGCCACACACCTAAAACCaccctggaaagatgacgaaTGAACTGTGCAACGACGCTTCAGCCTCCGGAGAGCTGACACCGATGCCTGCTCTAGTGCGATTGCATGCAGCTTGTAACCCCAACAGCATACATGTAAACAGAGGCAAAATGCAGGTAACAAAAGAGAAAGCGGACTGCAGATTAAACAAACGTAAGCAACCCACCGCTTCCGAGGCACAGAGGCGTTTTGCGAAACGTGCTTGCAGGCGTACGCACGGGGCACAACACGTATCGCCCCACGTGAACGCGTACAGGGTAAGACTTGTGCTGGCCTGCGGCGTCGCGACAGACTTGACTTAAAAGTAAGAACGCACCTCTAGTCTCTGATCACAGCTTTTAGTGCAGTGCTGACTGATGTCCAAAGTAACAATTGCTCCGCTAGGAAATTTCATGCTGACCGCTACAGTGTCTGCATCCTTCAAGTAGGCCATATCTGAGTGACAAAAAAGGCACTCGCTCACACCAGGAACAGCAAACCAGCAAGTACTACAACTACGAAGCGCTCTTCTTCCTTGAAGGGGCGACACTGGCTCTACAATACCTTCGCACAGGAAGCAAGGGCGACAGCGAAGCGCTTTCTGCAACGCGCGCCAGCTGGTTTACCTTTATCGGCACTTCTGACGGGGAACAACAAGCTCTGCAGAAACGCACGGCCCCCGGGCCTGCCTCCACCTTCCCAGCCCATGGCTCTCCCTAAAGAAGGCTTCCGCTGCTTCTTCCAAACGCGTTTGCCTTTGCAGCTTATTACAACCAAGATCAGGCAACTTCCAGCACATAGGTAGAACGAGGCAGGTGGTACAAAACCCTCCCTGGGGCGTTTCGTTTGCTGCGTTTCAAGGCTTTACCACAGATTATAACGTTGCAGGCTACACCTTCTAACAACCGCCGGTCAAGGCTGGCGGCAGCTGCAATTGCCTTAATTAAAACTTTacatttccatttgaaaaaggGCAGCTTCCAGTTTTAGGGTTAGTTTGAATTAGTCTGGTAACCCAGAGCATGCCCGTCAGCTTGACACAATCCAGAGTAAACTCCCATCTTTGTGCCGAGATCAACAGGAAAGTGCCAGAGAAACGGGAGAAAGCAAAGAACTGAAAGAGACTGCATGGACATTCTTGTAAGCGCAAGGCTTTGCTCGTTATTTTCTGCGCTCTGCTTTTCAAACAGCAAACTTGGTATCCCTCAGTTGCCGTGCAGAGTCCAGCCCAGCGAGACCCCTACAGCAACCGCTCCGCACCAGCAGGGAATTGAGCAAATGCAGAACTCATCGCTGAATACCCTGCCTACAACAACTTCTTGAGAAACTTGCCTTCTATTTCACTGGGCTACTTTTTCAACCATTCTACAATGGAACAATTTTGTCATGGCTGCCATGCTCTCGTACGCGTTTTCTTCCCAATCTTAGAACTGAAGTCCAGAAGTACACAATAAACTATCAAAAGATTTATTCTTACCTGCACAGAATGCGTGCCCCAGTGAAAATATTGTATCTGGTGCTCTTTCTCCCAACAACAAACTGATAATATCTATATCGTGCACAGCAGCGTTATAAAAAATTCCACCTGGAAGAAGCAAAACCGGGCATTAAGGTCTCCACATTTAAAAGCCCCAGTCAACGTACATTTCAGAACTGCGCTGAGACCGACATAAAAAGCTCCCTGCATCAAAGAAACTAATgctaaaagcaaacagaaaaatgcaacaaaaataaagatcGGTAAAGAAAACGCTCCTCAGAAGAGGGCCCACGCACCTGCAGGCTACACAAACACAGGGGACTTTCCACCAGAACACGGGGCAAGATACTTTTCCAGTCCTTTGAGAACGAACTTTTCAGAAGCAAGCTGCTCAGTACCTGACGTTTTTAGGAAGCTCAGAGACGCTGCTGGATATATGCTGCTAATCGTCGAAATCCGGTGGATCCTCCCCAGCGCCTGGCTGTCGCGGACTTTCTTGCACAAGAACTGCAGCGCCGGGTCAAAGCGCCTTCAAAGAGAAACAAGGAATGCGGTACAGcgtttggaagaggaggaggtcaCCTGGGCCGCCGTCACCGCTGCGGCGCACAAGCCCGACACAATGGCAGAGAGCGGTGAGCGTGCAACATGAACCTCACCGGACAGATGGGGTTGGACGCAGCTTTCCAAGTCCAGCCGCTTCTTAGGCATGAATTTTGCTTCTCGCAAACAAGCTTAATATCTGCGCTTGTGAAGACTTCAACTAACGactttaatgaagaaattaacCCATGGGGACTAAAAGCATTTCAAGGTCCAGTAAAATTACCTACAGTTCTTCGAGCCCTGCCTACAAGTTTAGATTCGGTTGAGTGTTGACCGAAACCTCAGCAGAGGTTCAACCGTATGGCTGGGATCAGACCCGTGCATATAGCACTCaaagggaaaaggcagatgTCAGGGCAGATATTTTGCGTAATTACATATTAGCGCatatgaaatacatatatattttccaGGTAAGTTTTATTTGCAAGGAAATGAACTATCCTCAGCAGAGGAGCACAAAACAATCAGGTCGTCCACTCAGCGTAGGGTGTTCAACACCGGGCGCAAGTTTCAAGCGGCATTCTTGCCTTTTAGCAGAGCTCCCCGAGTTCCCACAAGTTTAACGGAGCAGAAGTGAATTACCATTAATCTTCCCTTCTGTTTCAATTATTTAATCTTACAGGTCCAGATGTAAGGTCACAAGGGAAATATCACTTTATAAAGATTAATAAATCTATTCCCACCACATAGACAAGCCGAATTTTCATGCAGTTTGCAATCCTCAAGGTTAATAACCCTCAAGCACCTTCCCTTCTAAAGGCGTAAAAAGAAGGCACAGGTAAAACGCAGCTCTATG
This portion of the Pelecanus crispus isolate bPelCri1 chromosome 15, bPelCri1.pri, whole genome shotgun sequence genome encodes:
- the LOC142594955 gene encoding myo-inositol 2-dehydrogenase-like — its product is MKFPSGAIVTLDISQHCTKSCDQRLEVHGSQGTLRVDNQNPLGITEHGTSVSIYSQTQADRYRDAHRELFRHFLRTLKGKEPPVITKEQFLWTIQVAAAAEQSWRNGSAVDLRNEAIDSSVVKTEIM